A genomic window from Vitis riparia cultivar Riparia Gloire de Montpellier isolate 1030 chromosome 16, EGFV_Vit.rip_1.0, whole genome shotgun sequence includes:
- the LOC117933379 gene encoding receptor-like protein EIX2, which translates to MELYMRGLVVLSLYFLFTLATKFGCCDGHGSKALCREEEREALLSFKRSIHDPSNRLSSWASEECCNWEGVRCHNTTGHVLKLNLGWDLYQYDGSLGGEISSSLLDLKHLQYLDLSCNNFGSLHIPKFLGSLSNLRYLNLSTAGFGGVIPHQLGNLSKLHYLDIGNSDSLNVEDLEWISGLTFLEFLDMTNVNLSKASNWLQESLVSSQLGFGHDPLLQLIYLTTKSLVVFQVYIHPISISAQTISLIHCPQSLLM; encoded by the exons ATGGAGTTGTACATGAGAGGTTTGGTGGTTCTCTcgctctattttcttttcactctagcCACAAAGTTCGGTTGTTGTGATGGACATGGTTCGAAGGCTCTTtgcagagaagaagaaagagaagctCTTTTGAGCTTCAAAAGAAGCATTCATGATCCTTCAAACAGACTCTCTTCTTGGGCCAGTGAAGAGTGTTGTAATTGGGAAGGAGTTCGTTGTCACAACACAACAGGACATGTTCTCAAGCTCAACCTCGGATGGGATCTTTATCAATATGATGGTTCTCTAGGTGGTGAAATAAGTAGTTCTTTGTTGGACTTGAAGCATCTTCAATACTTGGACCTGAGCTGCAATAACTTTGGGAGCCTTCATATTCCAAAATTCCTTGGTTCCTTATCCAATTTAAGATATCTTAACCTCTCTACTGCAGGTTTTGGTGGTGTTATTCCTCATCAACTTGGAAATTTATCCAAGTTGCATTATCTTGATATTGGGAATTCTGATTCTTTGAATGTTGAGGATCTTGAGTGGATTTCTGGTCTTACCTTCCTAGAGTTCCTTGACATGACAAATGTGAACCTAAGCAAAGCATCAAATTGGTTACAG GAATCTCTAGTGTCATCCCAGCTTGGTTTTGGACACGATCCTTTGCTACAGTTGATCTATCTCACAACCAAATCATTGGTAGTATTCCAAGTTTACATTCATCCTATATCTATCTCGGCTCAAACAATTTCACTGATCCACTGCCCCCAATCTCTTCTGATGTAG
- the LOC117933969 gene encoding trafficking protein particle complex subunit 1-like translates to MQFFGGSEISPLPPLPTASGNNAHMMYVFNRNGVCLLYREWNRPLRTLNAQQDHKLMFGLLFSLKSLTAKMDPTSVEKGNLGVPQLPGQGCSFHSFRTNTYKLSFMESPSGIKIILVTHPGTGDLRESLKYIYNLYVEYVVKNPLYSPGTPFRSELFNKTLDQYVRGLG, encoded by the exons ATGCAGTTCTTCGGAGGGTCGGAGATCAGCCCATTGCCGCCGCTGCCAACAGCATCGGGAAACAATGCCCACATGATGTATGTGTTTAACAGGAATGGGGTGTGCTTGCTTTACAGGGAATGGAATCGCCCTCTTAGGACTCTGAATGCCCAGCAAGACCATAAGCTCATGTTTGGTCTGCTTTTCTCTCTTAAGTCCTTAACAGCTAAGATGGATCCCACTAG TGTGGAGAAGGGAAACCTTGGGGTACCTCAGTTACCTGGCCAGGGATGTTCATTTCATAGCTTTCGTACTAATACGTACAAACTAAGTTTCATGGAAAGTCCATCTGGCATAAAG ATTATCTTGGTCACTCATCCTGGAACTGGTGATCTACGGGAATCCCTGAAGTATATCTATAACTTGTATGTTGAATATGTTGTCAAGAATCCGCTCTATTCTCCGGGAACTCCATTCAG
- the LOC117933378 gene encoding receptor-like protein EIX2, which translates to MLCRRTDKEVNYLGSLDISGNLLSGELPNCWMYWRDLTVLKLGNNNLTGHIPSSMGSLIWLGSLHLRNNHLSGNFPLPLKNCSSLMVLDLSKNEFTGTIPAWMGNFIETFPGDGEITFTPGLKVLVLHSNKFTGSIPLELCHLDSLQILDLGNNNLSGTIPRCFGNFSSMIKQLNSSPLFPSHNGVYYIIWGRTDTATLVMKGREYVYDKTLGLLAGMDLSSNKLSGEIPEELTDLHGLIFLNLSNNHLQGKIPVKIGAMTSLESLDLSMNGLSGVIPRGMANISFLSNLNLSYNNFSGKIPSGTQIQSFSALSFIGNPELCGAPLTDDCGEDGKPKGPIPENGWIDMKWFYLGMPWGFVVGFWAILAPLAFNRAWRHAYFRLLDDVKYKLLGWCL; encoded by the coding sequence ATGTTGTGTCGGAGAACTGATAAAGAAGTAAATTATTTGGGGTCTCTAGACATCTCAGGAAATCTTCTGTCAGGAGAACTTCCCAATTGTTGGATGTATTGGAGAGATTTGACGGTGTTAAAATTGGGAAATAATAATCTGACGGGACATATACCTAGCTCCATGGGTTCTCTAATTTGGCTCGGTTCATTGCACTTGCGCAACAACCATCTCTCCGGAAATTTTCCACTTCCATTGAAAAATTGCTCTAGTCTAATGGTTCTAGACCTTAGTAAGAATGAATTCACTGGGACGATACCAGCATGGATGGGGAACTTCATTGAAACATTTCCAGGGGATGGTGAGATTACATTTACACCGGGTCTAAAGGTTCTTGTCCTGCATTCAAATAAGTTCACTGGAAGTATTCCTCTTGAACTCTGCCACCTTGATTCCCTTCAAATCTTGGACTTGGGAAACAACAATCTCTCGGGAACCATTCCCAGATGCTTTGGTAATTTCAGCAGCAtgatcaaacaattgaattcaAGTCCCCTCTTTCCTTCTCATAATGGagtttattatattatatgggGACGAACCGACACAGCAACACTGGTTATGAAAGGAAGAGAGTACGTGTACGACAAGACACTTGGCCTCCTAGCTGGCATGGACCTCTCAAGCAATAAGTTATCTGGTGAGATCCCAGAAGAACTCACAGATCTCCATGGTTTGATATTCTTGAACCTGTCTAATAACCATCTCCAAGGGAAGATTCCTGTGAAGATTGGGGCCATGACATCACTGGAGTCTCTTGATCTCTCCATGAATGGACTCTCTGGTGTTATTCCTCGAGGTATGGcaaatatatcatttttgaGCAATTTAAATTTGTCATACAACAACTTCTCTGGCAAAATTCCATCAGGCACCCAGATCCAAAGCTTTAGTGCCCTCAGTTTCATTGGCAACCCGGAGCTTTGTGGAGCTCCACTGACTGATGATTGTGGTGAAGATGGTAAACCAAAAGGTCCAATTCCGGAGAATGGATGGATTGATATGAAATGGTTCTATTTGGGTATGCCATGGGGTTTCGTGGTTGGCTTTTGGGCCATTTTGGCTCCATTAGCATTCAACAGAGCTTGGAGACATGCTTATTTTCGGTTGCTGGATGACGTGAAGTATAAACTACTCGGATGGTGTTTGTAA